A stretch of DNA from Desulfurella amilsii:
TTTCAAGCATATTATAACACACTGGAAGACCTGAAAATTTACTTAATATTTTTGCTATAATAACCGATTGATTATAGCCTCTTTTCTGCAAGTCTTTTTTGTGCATAGGAACAGCAACTAGTGCTTCGACTCCATCAAAAACACTTAAATCAATGTATTCTTGAAAATCTTTTATTGCATTTAGATAATAAAAGTGACTATAGAATTTAGACCATTTGATTAATTGAGCAACTTTTTGATTATTGTATGACCAAAGTACGAAACCTTTTTCGTAATAGTGTTTTTGCACACAGTTTGAACATAAAACAGTGCTTTGATTAACAGGCTTGAAACACTTTGTGCACCTTGGGCCCCTATATACAATCTCGGATGCACAATCATCGCATAAATAACCATTTTTTATTGGTTTTTGACAAAAAATGCAAATAGATGGAAAGATAAGATTTTTAAAATTAACTATGAGATTCGATAATATGCTTACACTTAGCACAATATTTTGCTGTAGGTTTTGCTTTTAATCTTTCAATTTCTATGGGCTCTTTGCACCTTTCACATATAGCATACGTATTGTTTTCCATTCTATAAAGTGCTTCTTCTATTTCGATTAGCTGAGTTCTATCCTTTTCTATCAAATTGTATGTAAGATCTTTGTAAGAAATACTATTTGAAAAATCACCTTCATCACCACTTTCAAAACTTCTTACACGATCGTTATTGTCTTTTATACGTTGTTGAATTTCGTTCCTTAAGTATATTAATCTACTTTTAAGCTCATTTAAGGTTTTTTCGTCCATACCAAACCCCCAAAAAATCTCTTACTAATTAAAGCTTATTTTTACAATTTGTCAAGTAAAATTATTTATGTTATATTTTTAATATGTTATCAATACTATTTATTGGCTTGGTTTTTGTTTTTACTAAAATATTTGGCGAGGGGCTAAAACCTTTTGGTATACCACAGCTAATAACTTACGTAACTTTAGGTATTGTGCTTGGCCCATGTGTTTTGAACCTTATTAAACCAAATGAGATATTTTATATCTTTGCAGAAATAGGCATATTGTTTTTACTGTATGAATCTGGTCTTGAAATAAACCTTAAATCTGGTTTAAAAACGAATCTGAATGGTGTTTTGGTTGCAATAATAGGCTCTTTTGTGCCATTTTTTATAGCATTAATTATTGCTAAGTCTTTGGGTTATAACGAAAACGAATCGATTTTTTTGGCAGGAAGCCTTGTGGCAACTAGTATTGGCGTTACATTAAAAACTTTTATGGATTTAAAAAAACAACACACAACTGTTGCAAATATAGTTTTGGTTGCTGCTGTAATAGATGATATAATTGGCATTATAATGTTACTTTTAGTGTCAAATTTTGCACAAACAAAAACTATAGATTTAAAAATTGCACTGAGCGTTATAATGTATGCAGCCATGCTTTTTCTTTTGGTTCCTCTTATAAAAATTATTTTGAAAAATTCTATCAATCTGTGTTTTGATAAGGATCCAATGTATATTAGTTCTATAATATTTTTTGCAATCATTATGTATTCTTTTGTCTCTTACAAACTCGTTCATCTAAATATTTTGGGTGCATTTATTATTGGCTACAGCCTGCAAACACTTAAGTTGTCTAAAACTAAAGAAGTGGATAATTTATTTAAAAAATCAAAATCGCAGCTAAAGACATTACAAAACTTTTTTGAGCCGTTTTTCTTTGTCTATATAGGATTATCATTCAATTTAAACAGTTTGAGTTTCTCCTTGCTTGCTAAATTCGTCAGTTTTTTGCTTATCTTTTTAATAATAGCAATACTTGGCAAACTAATAAGTGGATTTTTTATAAAAGGTTTTTACAATAAATTAGCTGTGGGCCTTTCTATGATACCAAGAGCCGAAGTAGGTCTAATTTTTGCTACAATAGGAAAATCAAGCGGTGTCTTAAGCAATGACCTATACGCTTTAATTGTGTTAATATCCCTATTAACCACACTTATTGCACCGTTTGGCCTGCAGCTTATTAACTCAAAAATTTCTTGACAAAGAAAAATAACCTAATGTATAATGCAAATAGTTTTTTGAAAAAGGAGTTATTGAATGGATATCCCCAACTCGCGTAAAAAAATATATGTAGCAGGTGAGTAGCTCTAGCATAAGCTCACCTGGTTTGTTTGCAATTGGAGGTGAGTTTATGTTAGGGTTATCAAGTTTCTCAAATATAAATTTTGATATAGTTAAAAAAAGAAGTTTGTTTGCGGATTTTGTATTT
This window harbors:
- a CDS encoding ComF family protein, giving the protein MQKHYYEKGFVLWSYNNQKVAQLIKWSKFYSHFYYLNAIKDFQEYIDLSVFDGVEALVAVPMHKKDLQKRGYNQSVIIAKILSKFSGLPVCYNMLEKTKQTKQQVELKKIERQNNLKNAFILNTQAKKFKKVLIVDDVLTTASTINECAKVLLNANIKANFFALASEF
- a CDS encoding TraR/DksA family transcriptional regulator, which gives rise to MDEKTLNELKSRLIYLRNEIQQRIKDNNDRVRSFESGDEGDFSNSISYKDLTYNLIEKDRTQLIEIEEALYRMENNTYAICERCKEPIEIERLKAKPTAKYCAKCKHIIESHS
- a CDS encoding cation:proton antiporter, which codes for MLSILFIGLVFVFTKIFGEGLKPFGIPQLITYVTLGIVLGPCVLNLIKPNEIFYIFAEIGILFLLYESGLEINLKSGLKTNLNGVLVAIIGSFVPFFIALIIAKSLGYNENESIFLAGSLVATSIGVTLKTFMDLKKQHTTVANIVLVAAVIDDIIGIIMLLLVSNFAQTKTIDLKIALSVIMYAAMLFLLVPLIKIILKNSINLCFDKDPMYISSIIFFAIIMYSFVSYKLVHLNILGAFIIGYSLQTLKLSKTKEVDNLFKKSKSQLKTLQNFFEPFFFVYIGLSFNLNSLSFSLLAKFVSFLLIFLIIAILGKLISGFFIKGFYNKLAVGLSMIPRAEVGLIFATIGKSSGVLSNDLYALIVLISLLTTLIAPFGLQLINSKIS